Sequence from the Pedobacter sp. D749 genome:
AGATTGTTGGATAAAGCCAAAATTAAGCTCGAAAAAACAAAATGGCAATTTATAAATGTTGTGGCGCCCTTGCTATTGTTAATATTCTTTGCGATTTTTCAACATTATTACCGCAAATACAAGTACGCTAAATAATTTTTATATTTTTGAAGAAGACTAAATAACATCATGAGATTTATTGTATCCACATCAACTCTATTAAAACATTTACAAACCGTAAATGGTGCATCAAGCAGCAGTACGGTTTTGCCTATATTAGAAAATTTTCTCTTCGAAATTAAAGATGGAAACTTAACTATCTCTGCTACCGATCTGCAAACCAGCATGACAACTGCTTTGGCTGTAGAATCAAAGGAAGAAGGTAAAGTGGCTGTTCCATCTAAAATTTTATTAGATACGCTTAAAACATTACCAGATCAACCGATCGCATTTAATATCGATGATAGTACTTTCGCGATCGAGATCAGCGCCGGAGATGGTAAATATAAATTGAGTGGTGAAAATGGTGATGATTTTCCGAAGATTCCTGTAGTAGAAAATGCTTCTTCTGTAAATTTACCGGCATCAGTTTTAACCGAAGCCATAACAAAAACTATTTTCGCGGTAAGTAATGATGAGTTGCGCCCGGCTATGACAGGTGTATTCTGTCAGCTATCTCCTCAGCACATTACCTTTGTAGCTACCGATGCCCATAAATTGGTGAGATATCGCCGCATGGATAGCAAAGCAGATAAAGCAACCTCATTTATTCTTCCGAAAAAAGCCTTAACATTATTAAAAGCTGCTTTACCTTCAACAGATATTAATGTATCAGTAGATTATAATGCAACAAGCGCTTTCTTTAAGTTCGAAAATATCAATTTAGTGTGTCGTTTAATAGACGAGCGCTATCCTGATTATGAGGCAGTAATTCCAACCAATAATCCTAACAAGCTAATTATCGATAGGAGTTTGTTTTTAAACACCCTTCGCAGGGTGGTAATTTTTGCAAATAAAACGACGCACCAGGTAAGATTGAAAATTAGCGGAAGTGAATTAAATATCTCTTCTGAAGATTTGGATTTTGCTAATGAGGCACATGAGCGTTTAAGTTGCCAATATGATGGTGAAGACCTTGAAATTGGTTTCAATGCACGCTTTTTGATCGAAATGTTAAGTAATTTAAGTGGTGATGAAGTTACTTTAGAACTTTCTACACCAAATAGAGCCGGACTTTTAATTCCGCAAACCAATGACGAAAATGAAGATGTTTTAATGTTGGTGATGCCTGTGATGCTAAACAATAGTTATTAAAAAACTAATTCATTAGTTTTGATGAGAAAGTGGCTTGGTTTTTGACCGAGCCATTTTTGTTTTAGCTAACCAATCAATTAACACAAACTAATGAAAATCTATAACCATCTCCCGAAATTACTGCTTTTGCTCGTTGCCTTATGCAGTACAGGTCTATCATCCTGTAAAAAGAATAATCCGGGAGAAGTAGTTAATGGCCAGGCCAAGTTAAAAATGGTTAATGCTTCGCTGGCGGAGGATCATCAGGATTTTTATTTAGATAATGAGAAACTAACCACTTCAGCTTTAGCATTTGGCGAAACAAGCGAATATGTAAAAATACCTTCAGGCAATAGAAGTGTTTCTTACACCGGAACAAATGATACGAGTATAGATACTTCATTAAACTTTACGCCATCTATTACCTATACTACCTTTTTGGTTACCAATAAAAAGGGCGAACTGGAAATTGTGAATTATGAAGATAATCTGAGTAATACAGAATCAACCAAGGTGAAAATTAAACTGATCAACCTCACACCCAGTTTTGCTACAGGAATAAACGTTATGGTGCAGGGGGGTACACAATTTGTTAACGGATTGGCCTTTAAAGAAGCATCGAATTATTTTACGGTAGATACAGGTCTAAATTTAAGATATTCAGTGGTAGGTTCTGGTAGCATTAAAACGATTGAAAATACAAATTTGGTAGGGGGTAAAATTTATACAATCTGGTTTAGTGGTACTACCGCTGCAACATTAACCGCACATATCATTACCGATAATTAATTTCAAAGTTTAATATGCTTTCTGCTATCTTTACGTTTTATTAGCATTGGCAATTTTATATGAAAAATACTGTATTGTTTTCCAAAATATTCCTTCTTTTTGCATGCGCTTTTTTAATCAGCTCTTGTATCAAAAACGATAATTTCATTAAAGGAGATGCGAAAATCCGTTTTTTTCAAGCGGCTTCCACCGATACCACTCAAAATTTTTATTTAAATGGGATACAGATTGGAACCTCGGTAGCTTATAATACAAATACAAGTTATGTTGTTATACCCGGCGATTCTGTTTTTAATATCGCAAGCAAAAACATAGGTACAGGTGTAGATGCTACTTCTTTGGCTAATCAGCAATTTAAAATTGGACAGAATTATTCTGTTTTTTATTTAAAAGAAGCAATTGATAAGCAAGCCAAGTTAAAGGTATATCAGGATGATGTAAAACCAGATCTTGATTCAGCTAAGTTAACTTTTTTGAACCTGGGTTACACACTTGGATCTAAAGTTGTGATTACAGATAGTACAAACACCGCTAAACCAATTGAATCTTTACTTGGTTATGGTGAGACTAAGACTTTTAAAGTAAAAGTCAATAACATCATGAAATATGCATTTAAACTATCTAGTCCTACAGCAACAAATCCACCACCTGTGGTAACACGTTTAGATTCTGTTACCATTAATAATGGAAGAGTTTATCTGATCTTGTTTGATGGTGACAAAAAAGGTGAGCTTAAAAATCGGATCATCTCATCTAACTAATTATTATTTGCTATTTTAAGCATTAATCCTTTTACTATTCATACTTTTGCCCAAAATCAGATAAATTGGAATTACTACATCAGCTTTTAGATTTTATTCTACACATTGACGTTCATTTAGCCGAAATTGTTAATGAATATCGTACCTGGACCTACCTTATTTTATTCCTGATCATTTTTGCAGAAACAGGTTTTGTGGTTACACCATTCCTTCCTGGCGATTCGTTACTTTTCGCGATGGGTGCATTAATTGCAGGTGAACATGAAACCGGTTTGAATATCTGGATTATGCTCCTGATATTAATTGTAGCAGCGATTTTAGGAAATACAGTTAACTATAAATTGGGAAGCGTTTTGGGCGCCGGGGTATTTAAAGAAAAAAACAAAATCTTAAAACTTAAATATTATCATCAATCGCATGAATTTTTTGAAAAACATGGTGGTAAAGCCATTATGTTGAGCCGGTTCTTGCCGATTTTCCGGACAATTGCTCCTTTTGTTGCTGGTATAGCTAAAATGCCTTTTGGTCGTTTTACCTATTATAATATTATTGGTGGTGTTACCTGGATTTTCGCTTTATTAATTGGTGGTTACCTGTTAGGTCAGATTCCGGTAATCAAAAATAACTTCGAACTTGTTATCATTTTTATTGCTGTAGTTACTTTTGTGCCTGCTATTTGGGCTGCCGTTAGAAGCCGATTAGAGCCTAAAAAGGTTGAAAAAATTATTGAAGGAGAAGATCCTAAATCGTAACTAAAGTTCCCGGCCGATAAGTTTGCCATTTTGGTATTTCTTTTCGGTTTCTTTTTCTTCTTTTTGTTCATCTGGCAATATTTCGGTTTTAACCAGGTTTTTAAGCACTGGCTGTCCGGCATCTACCCAGGCAGAATACCAGAACGAACCAGTGGTTAATATGGCAGCACGCATCTGTTTTTCGACCATATTGTCCATCTTATCGTGATAAGCCTTTGAATATTCTCTGGAGTATTGTTTGAGCACGGTATTGTTCCGTTCTGAAAAACTATACTTTTGCCCGGAAGGAAATGATGTATTTAATTCTGCTTCAAAACTTAGAACGGTATCAACCAAACTATGGGTATGTTTAAGCACTTTCCAGATTTCTTGCAATGGGTTTTCGATATAATCTGCTTGTCCTACAACAAAATTGTAATTTGTAGAAAACAGTTCTGGCAAACGGCTTTCCCAAAAAGCGTGGATGCCAACTTGATTGGTGAGTTGCCCGTTATGGTTGGCTGTAGTGTGTAAAGGAACGTGTGCATCGCCAATATAATGGCCCAGATCTGCAGAATATTTTAAGATTTTTACTGAATCGTGCATTTTAAAGGCTTTAACCAAACTAAAATAGCTACGCTGTATTTGCCAGGGAATAATACCGTCGGTGTTCAGCTTTTTCAATCCATATTTAGCCAGGGCATCATCCCATTTTTTAGGAATGCTATCAATATCTTTCTCATAATTTTCCACATCCAGGTAATGTCGTGGCGCTTCAAGGGTGTCAGCATACCTCCGTTTATCCGGGTCAACAGCATGTTCGGTAATGTATTTGATATTCTTTTTATAGAAACCGATCATGTCAGAAGGCAAAGTGAAAACAGCAAGATTATTTATCCTTTGATGTGCAAAGAAGCCCCAGGAGGTACAAAGAAATATAGGGATGATTAACGCGGTTAAAATCGTTAATCTTTTCATATCCTAAGATAAAAAAAATATTTATTATTTGTCCTGATTTTAACTTAAATTAATTTCATCACGGTCGATATTGAAAATTTCTGATCCGATGTTATTTAACTTTTCACTGAAGGGCTCAAATCCATGATCTATAATATAATTTCTTTCCTTTTCAGTAACGGGCACCATCCATAATATATTCACCTGACTATCACGGTAATTTTCAAGCTGTATATCAGGTAAGTGATTCAAATGTTTCACCAGTAATACCGATGTCATTTTTGTGCGTTCAAGAATATTAAAAGTAACGGTGTGGCCGTTCCCAAGCCAGGAAATTCTCTTCCATGGAATGCCTGCCTGCCCGCTGATCCAACTGCCAATAAGGTTAAGTTCTGCCTGAGACAAACCTGCATTTAAGAGCAAGCCCAATTCTATTCTGTTTACCTCATTAGGGTCTTCGCTATACATTTCAGCCACTGGCATAGGTAGTAACGATAGTCCAACGGTCACAAATACATCTTTAATCTCTCCTTTCTTCAAAAATAATCCTCTGGGCGGCCATTCGTTTCCATCTATTGCAAAATATTGATCACTTTTACCTAAATTGTCTTCATATTGCTGGAGCAATTGAGGTTGAATCATTTGAAATGGATTAATTTCCTGATCCCACAATTGCCAGTATTCTTTCGATTTTCTAACCCTTTCTAACAAGATATTAGAAGATTTAAGTTCCCAGCAATAATCTCCTTCGCCAACGCAGTCTCTGGCATAACCTGAGAAACCATTCATGCCAGCCCAGGATGGGATGATGGCAATAACTTCTCCCTTTTCCATTAAAGCAGCACCATCACCTTCCTCAAACCAGACAATTTCCAAATCATCTGCATGCAGAGGTGTTTGTCCTTGGGGGAACCTGCAGTATGCTTTGATTAACATTGGCGGAATCCCTTCTTCCATTTGTTTTAAATCTGCATTTATCGGGGCTTCATCCAGATTTCTGATCCAACAGGCTTTAACTCCAAAATCGGAATCTTCATCACCCCACAAATAAAAATAAGCAACTTGATTATCCTGCTCCACAATAGCAGTAATCGGACAAGCCGGACTTCTCAATTCCATGAGTACTTCTGGTTTTTCCCTTTTAGGAGCGTTTGAACCAAATAATTTTTTTAATAAACTCATCTATGTAAATCTTAATTCTTCAACATTTTAAATGAAAACCAGCCCAATAGCCCAATAATAACTACCATTAGTACCCAAAGCCAGGCTTTATTTTCGAATAATGGTTTTTCTATTTTTATGGAGTAAGCCGGGTTTTGCTGTTCCGCTCCAATGTTTACGCTGGTTAAATTAACCGGGATTTTATTTTGGAATTTTTCAATTTCATAAATCGGACTAGTTGCCTTTTCATTGCCATAATATAGCGCATATTCATTTTTTTGCTGATCAAAGCGGGCTATAATTTCATAAATATTTCCTTTTAATTGTAAGCCGCTTAAACGTAACGGCTTATTGTCGTTATTTTGAATAGTAATTTTCAATCTGGAAGCAATGGTATTTTCGAAATTGAATGCCGTTTCTTCCAAAGAACTTATTGTGCCTTCATAAAGATTCGCATAATTGTACTGAATGCCTTTGTCGGTTTTAAAACTGTCTGTTGCATATTCAATTTTGATCGGACGGTAAAAATCGAAATCGCTTTGTGCATTCAACTTTAAATAGGATAGGGGAACCGGAGTGGCTAGGGTTATATCAACAACGGTTTCCTTTTTGGATAGATCGTTTTTAACATCGAAAGATTTGTATCGAACCTCTTTATAGGTTCCCTTTATGGTATCTGTTTTGGAAATTTTTGCTTCCAATAATTCAGGCTGTATGGGACTTTTTACCGCAACCCTAAAATATTGATATTTCGAATCAGGAAAATTCAATTTGGTAAACTGGTAATCTGTATCGTTATTTTTAATGGATAAAATTCGATAGTCTGATAAGATGGCAAACCATTGTTTGTTATCATTACTCCCTTCAAGGGTCACTTTCCAATCGAAGTTGTCTTGTTTGAAAGCTAGTTTAATCTGGTTAATTAAGTTTATTCCTGGCGATTGAAAAGTATAATAATAACCATTCGTATTGGTGCTTTGGTTAATCTGTTTAAATGTAATATCATTTGTAGTTACCTTATCTGCACGCTGTTTTAACAGGTAAGGCACTTCTATGGTATCTTTTCCATTAATGCCAAAAATCCTTAAATCTTCGAAACCTGCATTTGCTTTTTTATATAAATCATCTGGCAGCGTCATTTTATGCCAGACCGTATTAACGCCGGTTATACTCCGTTTAAATTTGTATGTATTGGTTTGCGCATTTGCGATACTGGTACAAAGCAAAAGCAAGCTAAATAGTTTAATTTTCAATTTTAGCATCATCTATAATTAAATGTTTGTATTTATTGTAAAGGAAAGAAATGATAAGCAATAATACCCCTAACGACACAAAAACTATGGTTTTAGAGATTGTGCTTAAAGAATAGATGTCATAAAAGAAAAGCTTGATCAAGGTTATTCCAAATAAAACCATCGCCCCAATGCGTAAGTGTTTTTTGTTTTTAGCCAGGCCCATACTAATTAAGAATAATGAAAAGATACCCCAAAGGATGCTCAATCCCAGTTTATAACTTCCTTCTGAATGTGATAATTCTAAAATGTTGATCAATTCGCTGCTGATGATCCATAACAGGGAAAGATAAAGCAGGTAATCAAACATCGTTTTCAAATCTTTTTTCAATAGCCCTGAACGTTGCAACTGATAGCATTGTACAATCAGCAAAGCAAAAAAAGCGATTGCTACATACCTGATGCCGATATTAAATGAACCAATAATGAAATATTTACTTTCAGGAATTAAATAGGTATCTCTAAGCTCGCTTAAGTTATAAAGTCCGAATGTTAGAAACGCTATGATAACCAGAAGATTAATCAGCAGGTTAGCAACAGCAAGTTCGCTGTTTTTTAGTTTTTTAATGTTCAGATAACTTAATGCTGAGGCAAAAAACAGGGTGTAAATATAAATCCACGCTGTTTTTAAAGTCAGGTAATTATAGTTGTATTCACTGCTTGAGTCATAAAACTTTGATTTTGGATTGAGGTCAATCTTGCTCAATTCGAATAGGTTGTTAAAGTATTTAGAGATCTCGATCCTAAAGGTAATGTAGATCACAAAAACCAGAATAGCGGGAATGGAATAACTAAGTATCTGTCTCATCCAGATCCATTGTACAGGCTCGTCACTTTCTTTTTTGCTAATACTGAACATCCAGAAAAAACAGGCAATAAATATGCATGCGGTTAAAAAACCTACATTAAGGATTGGTGTGATTGTGATTGAATTCCAATTGTAGATATCATAATAAGTTGTCCAATCTTCCAGCAGACTAAAAAAGGCAAGAAATATTAATGGAAATGATAGTTTTTCGTAAATAACAATCTTTTTTACCCGAGCTAAGTAGAACAGCATTGCGGCCTCTACCACCCAGAAAATGGTAACCCAACCGCCATCTAACTGAACAGGAACAGCCATGGTAATAAAGGTAATCATCATTGCCAGGATAAGATAAAACAGGTTTTTATCAGCAAGGTTTTTCTTGTAAATAATCAGGCATACCAAAAAATGGATCACAGCATTTGCCAATGTAAACAAGCCCAGCAATTCAGCGCTGTTTTTGTTATTTGATAATATTAAATAGCCTATTCCGTAATATACGAATGAATTTAAAAGTAAGATGATTACATCGCTAAAGCCAAAAACCTCTTTTTTGCTTACTTTGTAGGCTAGGTTGGTAATGTAAAAAGTGAGGAAAAATAGCGTTGAAAATAATATTGCGAGGCTAAAATAATTGTTTGTACTGCTTAAATCTAAGCGCCAGGCACAAAAGATGATCCATGTTAAGCCAAAAGATGCATAGAACAGGGGTTTCCAGTATTTTTTGAAACTGAGTACCAGAATCCCAATATTGATAATGGCCATGTAGGTAAACAAAATACCAACTTTACCAGAGCCATCGCTCAATAAAAATGGAACAGCATAAGCGCCAACCAAACCAATATGGGCGATAACCTGTTTGTTATATTTAATTGCTGCAACAACAGTAAATGAGGTAAATACAACCATTAAAGCAAAGGCCAGTGCCTGCGGAATTAAGGAATAGAAATCGTAAGCTGCATAGGTAATAAAATACATAATCGCAATCGCACCGCTAACCAACACGGCTGAAAAATTTTCATATTTAGCTTTAAGCTTAATGGCAAAAGCCATTAAACCTACGCCAACAGAGTAACCCAAAACAATTCTTGTAAGTGGACTAATCATATCGTGATCAATGGCATATTTGGCCCCGATTGCTACACCGATAATTAAAATCAGGATACCAATTTTGCTGATTAGGTTTTCTCCTATAAACTTCTCGAAATCAGATTTAACCATGTTTTCGCGCTTAAATCTATCAGCGAAATTAGGTTGCTTTTGGTTTGCCGCAGGCGAGATAGGCGCAGGGGAAGGTTGTGGTGCAGCAGAACGTTGCGTGGCAAAGTTAGGTGGTGTATTTCTTGCTGGTGGTGTAATTATAGGCTCATGAGTTATTGTTGAAGGCATAGGCACTGATCCTGGCGTTTGCAGCGCCCTCACCTCGTTTCTTAAGGCTTGAATTTCGGCTTCAAAGCCTTGTTGCCTGAGCAATAAGTTTTCCAGCTTAATTAATAGCAAGTTTAATTTCTCG
This genomic interval carries:
- a CDS encoding DUF4397 domain-containing protein; protein product: MKNTVLFSKIFLLFACAFLISSCIKNDNFIKGDAKIRFFQAASTDTTQNFYLNGIQIGTSVAYNTNTSYVVIPGDSVFNIASKNIGTGVDATSLANQQFKIGQNYSVFYLKEAIDKQAKLKVYQDDVKPDLDSAKLTFLNLGYTLGSKVVITDSTNTAKPIESLLGYGETKTFKVKVNNIMKYAFKLSSPTATNPPPVVTRLDSVTINNGRVYLILFDGDKKGELKNRIISSN
- a CDS encoding DUF3999 family protein; the protein is MKIKLFSLLLLCTSIANAQTNTYKFKRSITGVNTVWHKMTLPDDLYKKANAGFEDLRIFGINGKDTIEVPYLLKQRADKVTTNDITFKQINQSTNTNGYYYTFQSPGINLINQIKLAFKQDNFDWKVTLEGSNDNKQWFAILSDYRILSIKNNDTDYQFTKLNFPDSKYQYFRVAVKSPIQPELLEAKISKTDTIKGTYKEVRYKSFDVKNDLSKKETVVDITLATPVPLSYLKLNAQSDFDFYRPIKIEYATDSFKTDKGIQYNYANLYEGTISSLEETAFNFENTIASRLKITIQNNDNKPLRLSGLQLKGNIYEIIARFDQQKNEYALYYGNEKATSPIYEIEKFQNKIPVNLTSVNIGAEQQNPAYSIKIEKPLFENKAWLWVLMVVIIGLLGWFSFKMLKN
- a CDS encoding suppressor of fused domain protein; translated protein: MSLLKKLFGSNAPKREKPEVLMELRSPACPITAIVEQDNQVAYFYLWGDEDSDFGVKACWIRNLDEAPINADLKQMEEGIPPMLIKAYCRFPQGQTPLHADDLEIVWFEEGDGAALMEKGEVIAIIPSWAGMNGFSGYARDCVGEGDYCWELKSSNILLERVRKSKEYWQLWDQEINPFQMIQPQLLQQYEDNLGKSDQYFAIDGNEWPPRGLFLKKGEIKDVFVTVGLSLLPMPVAEMYSEDPNEVNRIELGLLLNAGLSQAELNLIGSWISGQAGIPWKRISWLGNGHTVTFNILERTKMTSVLLVKHLNHLPDIQLENYRDSQVNILWMVPVTEKERNYIIDHGFEPFSEKLNNIGSEIFNIDRDEINLS
- a CDS encoding zinc dependent phospholipase C family protein → MKRLTILTALIIPIFLCTSWGFFAHQRINNLAVFTLPSDMIGFYKKNIKYITEHAVDPDKRRYADTLEAPRHYLDVENYEKDIDSIPKKWDDALAKYGLKKLNTDGIIPWQIQRSYFSLVKAFKMHDSVKILKYSADLGHYIGDAHVPLHTTANHNGQLTNQVGIHAFWESRLPELFSTNYNFVVGQADYIENPLQEIWKVLKHTHSLVDTVLSFEAELNTSFPSGQKYSFSERNNTVLKQYSREYSKAYHDKMDNMVEKQMRAAILTTGSFWYSAWVDAGQPVLKNLVKTEILPDEQKEEKETEKKYQNGKLIGREL
- the dnaN gene encoding DNA polymerase III subunit beta — protein: MRFIVSTSTLLKHLQTVNGASSSSTVLPILENFLFEIKDGNLTISATDLQTSMTTALAVESKEEGKVAVPSKILLDTLKTLPDQPIAFNIDDSTFAIEISAGDGKYKLSGENGDDFPKIPVVENASSVNLPASVLTEAITKTIFAVSNDELRPAMTGVFCQLSPQHITFVATDAHKLVRYRRMDSKADKATSFILPKKALTLLKAALPSTDINVSVDYNATSAFFKFENINLVCRLIDERYPDYEAVIPTNNPNKLIIDRSLFLNTLRRVVIFANKTTHQVRLKISGSELNISSEDLDFANEAHERLSCQYDGEDLEIGFNARFLIEMLSNLSGDEVTLELSTPNRAGLLIPQTNDENEDVLMLVMPVMLNNSY
- a CDS encoding DUF2339 domain-containing protein yields the protein MDNSEKLNLLLIKLENLLLRQQGFEAEIQALRNEVRALQTPGSVPMPSTITHEPIITPPARNTPPNFATQRSAAPQPSPAPISPAANQKQPNFADRFKRENMVKSDFEKFIGENLISKIGILILIIGVAIGAKYAIDHDMISPLTRIVLGYSVGVGLMAFAIKLKAKYENFSAVLVSGAIAIMYFITYAAYDFYSLIPQALAFALMVVFTSFTVVAAIKYNKQVIAHIGLVGAYAVPFLLSDGSGKVGILFTYMAIINIGILVLSFKKYWKPLFYASFGLTWIIFCAWRLDLSSTNNYFSLAILFSTLFFLTFYITNLAYKVSKKEVFGFSDVIILLLNSFVYYGIGYLILSNNKNSAELLGLFTLANAVIHFLVCLIIYKKNLADKNLFYLILAMMITFITMAVPVQLDGGWVTIFWVVEAAMLFYLARVKKIVIYEKLSFPLIFLAFFSLLEDWTTYYDIYNWNSITITPILNVGFLTACIFIACFFWMFSISKKESDEPVQWIWMRQILSYSIPAILVFVIYITFRIEISKYFNNLFELSKIDLNPKSKFYDSSSEYNYNYLTLKTAWIYIYTLFFASALSYLNIKKLKNSELAVANLLINLLVIIAFLTFGLYNLSELRDTYLIPESKYFIIGSFNIGIRYVAIAFFALLIVQCYQLQRSGLLKKDLKTMFDYLLYLSLLWIISSELINILELSHSEGSYKLGLSILWGIFSLFLISMGLAKNKKHLRIGAMVLFGITLIKLFFYDIYSLSTISKTIVFVSLGVLLLIISFLYNKYKHLIIDDAKIEN
- a CDS encoding DUF4397 domain-containing protein; amino-acid sequence: MKIYNHLPKLLLLLVALCSTGLSSCKKNNPGEVVNGQAKLKMVNASLAEDHQDFYLDNEKLTTSALAFGETSEYVKIPSGNRSVSYTGTNDTSIDTSLNFTPSITYTTFLVTNKKGELEIVNYEDNLSNTESTKVKIKLINLTPSFATGINVMVQGGTQFVNGLAFKEASNYFTVDTGLNLRYSVVGSGSIKTIENTNLVGGKIYTIWFSGTTAATLTAHIITDN
- a CDS encoding DedA family protein produces the protein MELLHQLLDFILHIDVHLAEIVNEYRTWTYLILFLIIFAETGFVVTPFLPGDSLLFAMGALIAGEHETGLNIWIMLLILIVAAILGNTVNYKLGSVLGAGVFKEKNKILKLKYYHQSHEFFEKHGGKAIMLSRFLPIFRTIAPFVAGIAKMPFGRFTYYNIIGGVTWIFALLIGGYLLGQIPVIKNNFELVIIFIAVVTFVPAIWAAVRSRLEPKKVEKIIEGEDPKS